The Streptomyces achromogenes genome window below encodes:
- the ssuE gene encoding NADPH-dependent FMN reductase yields the protein MATVLSVSGSPSPASRTARLLRHLDRRLTAQGHDVIPLDVRTIPAEALLGADFRHPAIVEAAELFDRADGVVIGTPVYKAAYSGLLKSLLDLLPQHALADKTVLPLATGGSTAHVLAIDYALRPVLSSMGAAHIVQGWFTLDQEITVADDGTLTVAPGTGESLAQVVDQFSHALGSRTALLAAAG from the coding sequence ATGGCCACCGTCCTGTCCGTCTCCGGAAGTCCGTCCCCCGCCTCCCGCACCGCCCGCCTGCTGCGCCACCTGGACCGGCGGCTCACCGCCCAGGGGCATGACGTGATCCCCCTGGACGTCCGCACCATTCCCGCCGAGGCGCTCCTCGGCGCCGACTTCCGGCATCCGGCGATCGTCGAGGCGGCGGAGCTGTTCGACCGCGCCGACGGCGTCGTGATCGGCACGCCCGTCTACAAGGCCGCGTACTCCGGACTGCTCAAGTCCCTGCTGGACCTGCTCCCGCAGCACGCCCTGGCCGACAAGACCGTCCTGCCCCTGGCGACGGGCGGGAGCACGGCCCACGTCCTGGCGATCGACTACGCCCTGCGCCCGGTGCTCAGCTCCATGGGCGCCGCCCACATCGTCCAGGGCTGGTTCACGCTCGACCAGGAGATCACCGTGGCCGACGACGGGACGCTGACCGTCGCCCCGGGCACGGGCGAGAGCCTGGCCCAGGTCGTCGACCAGTTCTCCCACGCCCTCGGCAGCCGCACCGCCCTCCTGGCGGCCGCCGGATGA
- a CDS encoding tetratricopeptide repeat protein has translation MLRCNRPDCGLGEIDKQGFCPKCDKRPLPREGAVSPAGVAQEQRAGSARGVSVGVAQVRPDPWYGLDLIDSGLTADPPDPPLPVAGPVAEEHRFCANPVCGQPVGRGHGGEPGRTAGYCANCGTRFDFAQPHGLTIAGRYDVERVLGSGAYGAAYLAHDRNLETQVVLKALNRSVARTAEHERDVLVGLRHDSIVRILGYEPQGPHLVLEYVPGVALSARDGDRLETLLAHGVRLLQALDYLHARGLLHCDVKPLNVIRFREEGSAGSARPLDRVRLIDFGAVRSQEEAGPIVAYTKAYAPPEDDPEHVKPTPGFDLYGLGMTLREVCRSHGIDRAAPGVDSLMLLLDRATDIVVPERRFVSARQFGEQLSGVVRQIVAAPPVGRQVARPSALFGSMTEPLHGGLGTARPLDHWVRATVAGDALLTLPAPFSCPGPRDMAGALPTPLSDPDDPRIGDAAGNALAESRLALRRRDVTRAAQALTRAGLPDWHWLHAWYSGLIALAREDVPRAAGHFTEVRRALPGELIPQLALGLCAEFRDDHEVARSHYGTVFDTTPALGAAGFGLARVHLLSGRRAEAVATAERLTQEFRYEREARVAIVRLLVTVPARQTPPAPPTHDDLTDARAALDGLQVDDAAAAGLEAEIRYAEFLRAHDRLRLSEAVRGLGAHAPTERAYVALVDLANRLRPALEWRWPALRRRTGRSRVEARPDTLGF, from the coding sequence TTGCTGAGGTGCAACCGCCCCGACTGCGGCCTGGGCGAGATCGACAAGCAGGGCTTCTGCCCGAAGTGCGACAAGCGCCCGCTGCCGCGGGAAGGCGCCGTCTCGCCCGCCGGCGTGGCGCAGGAACAGCGCGCAGGCTCGGCGCGGGGCGTCAGCGTCGGCGTGGCGCAGGTGCGCCCGGACCCCTGGTACGGCCTCGACCTGATCGATTCCGGCCTCACCGCCGACCCTCCTGACCCGCCGCTCCCCGTGGCGGGCCCGGTCGCCGAGGAGCACCGGTTCTGCGCGAATCCCGTCTGCGGGCAGCCGGTGGGCCGAGGGCACGGCGGGGAGCCCGGCCGCACCGCGGGCTACTGCGCGAACTGCGGAACCCGCTTCGACTTCGCCCAGCCGCACGGCCTCACCATCGCCGGCCGCTACGACGTCGAGCGGGTCCTCGGCTCGGGGGCCTACGGCGCCGCGTATCTCGCACACGACCGCAACCTCGAGACGCAGGTGGTCCTCAAGGCGCTGAACCGGTCGGTGGCCAGGACGGCCGAGCACGAGCGGGACGTGCTGGTCGGGCTCCGGCACGACAGCATCGTCCGCATCCTCGGCTACGAACCCCAGGGGCCCCACCTCGTGCTCGAGTACGTGCCGGGCGTCGCCCTGTCGGCGCGCGACGGAGACCGGCTCGAGACGCTCCTCGCGCACGGCGTCCGCCTCCTCCAGGCGCTCGACTACCTGCACGCCAGAGGGCTGCTGCACTGCGACGTCAAACCCCTGAACGTCATCCGGTTCCGGGAGGAGGGCTCCGCGGGCTCCGCCCGGCCGCTGGACCGGGTGCGGCTCATCGACTTCGGTGCGGTGCGCTCCCAGGAGGAGGCCGGTCCGATCGTCGCCTACACCAAGGCGTACGCGCCCCCCGAGGACGACCCTGAGCACGTGAAGCCCACCCCCGGATTCGACCTGTACGGCCTCGGCATGACGCTGCGGGAGGTGTGCCGCTCGCACGGGATCGACCGAGCGGCGCCGGGAGTCGACTCGCTGATGCTGCTGCTGGACCGTGCCACGGACATCGTCGTGCCCGAGCGACGATTCGTTTCGGCACGCCAGTTCGGCGAGCAGCTCAGCGGGGTGGTCCGGCAGATCGTGGCGGCGCCGCCGGTCGGCCGGCAGGTGGCCCGCCCGTCGGCGCTGTTCGGCTCGATGACGGAGCCCCTGCACGGCGGGCTGGGCACGGCGCGTCCCCTCGACCACTGGGTCCGGGCGACCGTGGCCGGGGACGCCCTGCTGACCCTGCCCGCGCCGTTCTCCTGCCCGGGCCCTCGCGACATGGCGGGCGCACTCCCCACGCCCCTGTCCGACCCCGACGATCCGCGCATCGGCGACGCGGCCGGAAACGCGCTGGCCGAGAGCCGGCTCGCGCTGCGCCGCAGGGACGTCACCCGGGCCGCGCAGGCGCTCACGCGCGCGGGACTGCCCGACTGGCACTGGCTGCACGCCTGGTACTCCGGCCTGATCGCGTTGGCCCGCGAGGACGTGCCCAGAGCCGCCGGCCACTTCACCGAGGTGCGACGGGCCCTGCCGGGTGAGCTGATCCCGCAGCTCGCGCTCGGCCTGTGCGCCGAGTTCCGCGACGACCACGAGGTCGCCCGCTCGCACTACGGCACCGTCTTCGACACCACGCCCGCGCTCGGCGCGGCCGGTTTCGGGCTGGCCCGGGTGCACCTGCTGTCCGGCCGGCGCGCGGAAGCGGTGGCCACCGCGGAACGGCTCACCCAGGAGTTCCGCTACGAGCGCGAGGCGCGGGTCGCGATCGTCCGCCTGCTGGTCACCGTCCCCGCCCGGCAGACCCCACCCGCCCCGCCGACGCACGACGACCTGACAGACGCCCGTGCGGCGCTGGACGGCCTCCAGGTGGACGACGCCGCGGCCGCCGGCCTCGAGGCGGAGATCCGGTACGCCGAGTTCCTGCGCGCCCACGACCGGCTGAGGCTGTCGGAAGCGGTCCGGGGGCTGGGTGCGCACGCTCCCACCGAGCGCGCGTACGTGGCCCTGGTGGACCTGGCGAACCGACTGCGCCCGGCGCTGGAATGGAGGTGGCCGGCGTTGCGCAGGCGAACCGGTCGTTCCCGTGTCGAAGCGAGACCCGACACGCTAGGCTTCTGA
- a CDS encoding aliphatic sulfonate ABC transporter substrate-binding protein: protein MSAARPLATLRTVAALAALPLLLTACGYGSEATDDGGKQTAVAADAKKLSADEVSIGYFPNLTHATALVGVQEGLFQKELGGTTIKASTFNAGPSEIEALNAGSIDIGWIGPSPSINGYTKSKGKNLRIISGSASGGVKLVVNPEKIKTLDDVKGKKIATPQLGNTQDVAFLNWIAEKGWKVDAQSGKGDVSVVRTDNKITPDAYKSGSIDGAWVPEPTASKLVSEGAKVLLDESTLWPDNKFVITNIIVSQKFLKEHPDVVEAVLRGSVKTNEWINANPDKAKASANTALEKLSGKALPADVLDPAWKSITFLDDPLAATLDTEAQHAVKAGLLEKPDLKGIYDLTPLDKVLKAAGKPGVSDAGLGAE from the coding sequence GTGTCTGCCGCACGACCGCTCGCCACACTGCGCACCGTCGCCGCCCTCGCCGCCCTGCCTCTCCTGCTCACCGCCTGCGGCTACGGCTCCGAGGCCACCGACGACGGCGGCAAGCAGACCGCGGTGGCGGCGGATGCCAAGAAGCTCTCCGCCGACGAGGTCAGCATCGGCTACTTCCCCAACCTCACGCACGCCACCGCCCTGGTGGGCGTCCAGGAGGGCCTGTTCCAGAAGGAGCTCGGGGGCACCACGATCAAGGCGTCCACCTTCAACGCCGGCCCCTCCGAGATCGAGGCGCTGAACGCGGGCTCCATCGACATCGGCTGGATCGGCCCCTCCCCCTCCATCAACGGCTACACCAAGTCCAAGGGCAAGAACCTGCGCATCATCAGCGGTTCGGCGTCCGGCGGCGTGAAGCTGGTGGTCAACCCCGAGAAGATCAAGACCCTCGACGACGTCAAGGGCAAGAAGATCGCCACCCCGCAGCTCGGCAACACCCAGGACGTCGCGTTCCTCAACTGGATCGCGGAGAAGGGCTGGAAGGTCGACGCACAGAGCGGCAAGGGCGACGTCTCCGTCGTCCGCACCGACAACAAGATCACCCCCGACGCCTACAAGTCCGGTTCCATAGACGGCGCCTGGGTGCCCGAGCCGACCGCGTCCAAGCTGGTCTCCGAGGGCGCCAAGGTGCTGCTGGACGAGTCGACGCTGTGGCCGGACAACAAGTTCGTGATCACGAACATCATCGTGTCGCAGAAGTTCCTCAAGGAGCACCCGGACGTCGTCGAGGCCGTGCTGCGCGGCTCGGTGAAGACCAACGAGTGGATCAACGCCAACCCCGACAAGGCGAAGGCGTCCGCCAACACGGCGCTGGAGAAGCTGTCGGGCAAGGCGCTGCCCGCCGACGTCCTCGACCCGGCCTGGAAGTCCATCACCTTCCTCGACGACCCGCTGGCCGCCACGCTCGACACCGAGGCGCAGCACGCCGTCAAGGCCGGTCTGCTGGAGAAGCCCGACCTGAAGGGCATCTACGACCTCACGCCCCTCGACAAGGTCCTCAAGGCCGCGGGCAAGCCCGGGGTCAGCGACGCCGGTCTCGGCGCCGAGTAA
- a CDS encoding ABC transporter permease: MASTDSGVAVDEDGHPEAARPGDPHDLTGLEAGLDALDTVQTTRTPLRETLLRKVLPPVTAVVLVLAVWQLLVWFEVAPDYKLPSPADVGSEIRDAWLQGTLLDYIWTSVSRGLLGFLLALVIGTPLGLLVARVRFVRAAIGPILSGLQSLPSVAWVPPAVIWLGLDDSMMYAVILLGAVPSIANGLVAGVDQIPPLFLRAGRTLGATGLRGAWHIVMPAALPGYLAGLKQGWAFAWRSLMAAEIIASSPDLGVGLGQLLENGRSNSSMPQVFLAIFLILLVGIAIDLLIFSPLERRVLRSRGLLVTR; the protein is encoded by the coding sequence ATGGCCAGCACTGACAGCGGCGTCGCCGTCGACGAGGACGGCCACCCGGAAGCCGCACGGCCCGGGGACCCGCACGACCTGACCGGGCTCGAAGCCGGACTCGACGCGCTGGACACGGTGCAGACCACGCGTACGCCGCTGCGCGAGACCCTGCTGCGCAAGGTGCTGCCGCCCGTCACCGCCGTCGTCCTGGTCCTGGCGGTCTGGCAGCTGCTGGTGTGGTTCGAGGTCGCCCCCGACTACAAACTGCCCTCGCCGGCCGACGTGGGCAGCGAGATCCGCGACGCCTGGTTGCAGGGCACTCTGCTCGACTACATCTGGACCAGCGTCTCGCGCGGGCTGCTCGGGTTCCTGCTGGCGCTCGTCATCGGCACCCCGCTGGGCCTGCTGGTCGCCCGGGTGCGGTTCGTCCGGGCGGCCATCGGCCCCATCCTGTCGGGACTGCAGTCGCTGCCCTCGGTGGCCTGGGTGCCGCCCGCCGTGATCTGGCTCGGGCTGGACGACTCGATGATGTACGCCGTGATCCTGCTGGGCGCGGTGCCGTCCATCGCCAACGGCCTCGTGGCGGGCGTCGACCAGATCCCGCCGCTGTTCCTGCGGGCCGGGCGCACCCTGGGCGCGACCGGGCTGCGCGGGGCCTGGCACATCGTGATGCCGGCGGCGCTCCCCGGCTATCTGGCGGGTCTGAAGCAGGGCTGGGCGTTCGCCTGGCGGTCGCTGATGGCCGCCGAGATCATCGCCTCCTCACCCGACCTGGGTGTCGGTCTCGGTCAGCTGCTGGAGAACGGACGCAGCAACTCGAGCATGCCGCAGGTGTTCCTGGCCATCTTCCTGATCCTGCTCGTCGGCATCGCCATCGACCTGCTGATCTTCAGCCCGCTGGAGCGGCGGGTCCTGCGCAGCCGGGGACTGCTGGTGACCCGCTGA
- a CDS encoding ABC transporter ATP-binding protein: protein MATTIAQAAENATAATHAAARIAHVSKSFPAPGAPGGQQLVLDDITLDVAPGEFVTLLGASGCGKSTLLNLVAGLDRPSAGSIATDGRPALMFQEHALFPWLTAGKNIELALKLRGIAAPERRQEAERLLDLVRLRGAYGKRVHELSGGMRQRVALARALAQDSRLLLMDEPFAALDAITRDVLHDELTRIWRETGLSVLFVTHNVREAVRLAQRVVLLSSRPGRIAREWTIGIPQPRRIEDSAVAELSVEITEELRREIRRHGQH from the coding sequence ATGGCCACCACGATCGCCCAGGCTGCCGAGAACGCCACGGCGGCGACCCACGCCGCCGCCCGCATCGCGCACGTCTCGAAGTCCTTTCCCGCCCCGGGCGCTCCCGGCGGACAGCAGCTCGTGCTGGACGACATCACCCTCGATGTCGCACCCGGCGAGTTCGTCACCCTCCTGGGGGCCTCCGGCTGCGGAAAGTCCACGCTGCTCAACCTGGTCGCGGGACTGGACCGGCCGTCCGCCGGCTCGATCGCCACGGACGGCCGGCCCGCCCTGATGTTCCAGGAACACGCCCTGTTCCCGTGGCTGACCGCGGGCAAGAACATCGAACTCGCCCTGAAACTGCGGGGCATCGCCGCGCCCGAACGCCGCCAGGAGGCGGAACGGCTCCTGGACCTCGTCCGGCTGCGGGGCGCGTACGGCAAGCGCGTGCACGAACTCTCCGGCGGAATGCGCCAGCGCGTGGCCCTGGCCCGTGCGCTGGCCCAGGACAGCCGGCTGCTGCTGATGGACGAGCCGTTCGCGGCCCTCGACGCCATCACCCGTGACGTGCTGCACGACGAACTGACCCGTATCTGGCGCGAGACGGGACTGTCGGTCCTCTTCGTGACGCACAACGTGCGGGAGGCCGTGCGCCTCGCCCAGCGGGTGGTGCTCCTGTCCTCACGGCCGGGACGCATCGCCCGCGAGTGGACGATCGGCATTCCGCAGCCGCGCCGCATCGAGGACAGCGCGGTCGCCGAGCTGTCCGTCGAGATCACCGAAGAACTGCGTAGGGAGATCCGCCGACATGGCCAGCACTGA
- a CDS encoding VWA domain-containing protein, which produces MDAPADLAHDATRADALVTVRARPAAGQASRTQTAEVLIMDKSLSMAGHGKLDEAKRAMCAAVDTLRDGTLLGIVAGHHEAEVVFPVTGRLASVDADTRQEAKSRIIGQLAEGGTAIGKWLACADRLFASVTSPGVVRHAVLYTDGKDEHETPEQLGSVLETCTDRFVCDALGLGEDWNYAELLRITQALHGSAQAVVTASDLAQDFTRTMRQAQRIVVPRVYLGLRLNSRFRLGFVRQTRPVEAELTARRQHGDEIHIPLGSWPPETRQYQVSLRFDPDTLTVEEDLRAARITLHSEQPDGTRVPCSEPGAMVVRRRGTPGFGIPPSADLTRVENEHELGMAMRACADAQQKGQRERADRELRIAIRLAEELRDTARLRLLRSVSVIGPDNLPHMHSDVSRGQVQRLGLDSTRTAAPPDDAVGLPPADGDVVRRCPRCGTTPSTRSAKFCEKCGHPLDATADEPDGGPVDAS; this is translated from the coding sequence GTGGACGCGCCTGCCGACCTGGCCCACGACGCGACGCGCGCCGACGCCCTCGTCACCGTCCGGGCCCGTCCGGCCGCCGGGCAGGCGTCGCGGACGCAGACCGCCGAGGTCCTCATCATGGACAAGTCGCTGTCCATGGCCGGGCACGGCAAGCTGGACGAGGCCAAACGCGCCATGTGCGCGGCCGTCGACACCTTGCGGGACGGGACACTCCTCGGGATCGTCGCGGGCCATCACGAGGCCGAGGTCGTCTTCCCCGTCACCGGCCGCCTCGCGTCGGTCGACGCCGACACCCGGCAGGAGGCCAAGAGCCGGATCATCGGCCAGCTGGCCGAGGGCGGCACGGCGATCGGGAAGTGGCTGGCCTGCGCGGACCGCCTCTTCGCGTCGGTGACCTCGCCCGGCGTCGTACGCCACGCGGTGCTCTACACGGACGGCAAGGACGAGCACGAGACGCCCGAACAACTGGGCAGCGTCCTGGAGACGTGCACCGACCGGTTCGTCTGCGACGCGCTGGGGCTCGGCGAGGACTGGAACTACGCGGAGCTGCTCAGGATCACCCAGGCACTGCACGGAAGCGCGCAAGCCGTAGTCACCGCCTCCGACCTCGCACAGGACTTCACCCGGACCATGCGGCAGGCCCAGCGCATCGTCGTGCCCCGTGTCTACCTGGGCCTGCGCCTCAACAGCCGGTTCCGGCTGGGCTTCGTACGCCAGACCCGCCCCGTGGAGGCGGAACTGACGGCTCGCCGGCAGCACGGCGACGAGATCCACATACCCCTCGGCTCCTGGCCGCCGGAAACCCGCCAGTACCAGGTGTCCCTGCGTTTCGACCCCGACACGCTGACCGTCGAGGAGGACCTGCGCGCCGCCCGCATCACGCTGCACTCCGAGCAGCCCGACGGGACACGCGTGCCGTGCAGCGAGCCCGGGGCCATGGTCGTACGGCGGCGCGGGACACCCGGGTTCGGCATCCCGCCGTCCGCCGATCTCACCCGCGTGGAGAACGAGCACGAGCTGGGCATGGCGATGCGGGCCTGCGCGGACGCCCAGCAGAAGGGGCAACGCGAACGCGCGGACCGGGAACTGCGTATCGCGATACGACTGGCCGAGGAACTCCGCGACACCGCGCGCCTGCGGCTGCTGCGCTCGGTGTCGGTCATCGGCCCCGACAACCTGCCGCACATGCACAGCGACGTCTCCCGTGGCCAGGTGCAACGACTGGGACTCGACTCGACCAGGACCGCGGCCCCGCCCGACGACGCGGTGGGGCTCCCGCCCGCCGACGGCGACGTCGTCCGCCGCTGCCCCCGGTGCGGTACGACGCCGTCGACGCGCTCGGCGAAGTTCTGCGAGAAGTGCGGCCACCCCCTCGACGCGACGGCGGACGAGCCGGACGGCGGGCCGGTGGACGCCTCGTGA
- a CDS encoding extracellular solute-binding protein produces MKKTLTARLTRCVLVLGLLLAAAGCGGGSGRPDRVTIMIPWSGDEFQAFYSVLTAFEKETGIQVDVQVTRALTQQLDAAVTAGAPPDLAMLPSVGAVHGYAERGKGKQRGLQPLDVPTGAYLEPFRGLATVRGEVYAVPVKVDVKSLAWFARAATGRSGPPDLGTPGIWCLGLESGPTSGWPGADWIADILLARTGAGFYTKWLTGGEKWRSTQLDEAWTTWRALMGDGVRGAAVRNFGEAAAGMTTAPPKCSLAHGALSAMGFDQGHAHDFVTSSPTRRLEVSADFVGMFTDDNPSAEAFIAFLAGTRAQQLWVDQEAGAAFSADGHVTRYATPVQRRIAGMLRPHSGYTLCFGAADAMTPDVSAAFYRAVLDYATAATKDPDRYLADLDQVQEKLGSSPVPREKLCAGPS; encoded by the coding sequence ATGAAGAAGACGCTGACGGCGCGGCTCACGCGCTGTGTCCTGGTCCTCGGCCTGCTGCTGGCCGCGGCCGGCTGCGGCGGCGGGTCCGGGCGGCCCGACCGGGTGACGATCATGATTCCCTGGTCCGGCGACGAGTTCCAGGCCTTCTACTCGGTGCTGACGGCGTTCGAGAAGGAGACCGGCATCCAGGTGGACGTCCAGGTCACCCGCGCCCTGACCCAGCAGCTCGACGCCGCCGTGACGGCCGGGGCTCCGCCCGACCTCGCCATGCTGCCGAGCGTGGGAGCCGTCCACGGCTACGCGGAGAGGGGGAAGGGGAAGCAACGCGGACTGCAGCCGCTCGACGTGCCCACCGGCGCCTATCTGGAGCCCTTCCGCGGGCTGGCCACGGTGCGGGGCGAGGTCTACGCGGTGCCCGTCAAAGTGGACGTCAAGAGCCTCGCCTGGTTCGCGAGGGCGGCGACCGGACGGTCCGGGCCGCCCGATCTCGGCACGCCCGGGATCTGGTGCCTGGGACTGGAGTCCGGACCCACCTCCGGCTGGCCGGGCGCGGACTGGATCGCGGACATCCTCCTCGCCCGGACCGGCGCCGGGTTCTACACGAAGTGGCTGACCGGCGGTGAGAAGTGGCGGTCGACCCAGCTCGACGAGGCGTGGACCACCTGGCGCGCCCTCATGGGCGACGGCGTGCGGGGCGCGGCCGTCCGCAACTTCGGCGAGGCGGCCGCGGGAATGACCACGGCGCCCCCCAAGTGCTCCCTCGCGCACGGCGCGCTGTCCGCCATGGGCTTCGACCAGGGACACGCCCACGACTTCGTGACCTCCTCCCCGACCCGCCGACTGGAGGTCTCGGCGGACTTCGTCGGCATGTTCACCGACGACAACCCGAGTGCCGAGGCGTTCATCGCCTTCCTCGCCGGGACGAGGGCCCAGCAACTGTGGGTGGACCAGGAGGCGGGCGCGGCCTTCTCCGCCGACGGTCACGTCACCCGTTACGCCACCCCGGTGCAGCGGCGGATAGCCGGGATGCTCAGGCCGCACTCCGGCTACACCCTGTGCTTCGGCGCCGCCGACGCGATGACGCCCGACGTGTCGGCCGCGTTCTACCGGGCCGTCCTCGACTACGCGACCGCCGCGACGAAGGACCCCGACCGGTACCTCGCGGATCTCGACCAGGTCCAGGAGAAGCTGGGGAGTTCCCCCGTTCCCCGCGAAAAGCTCTGCGCCGGCCCGAGCTGA
- a CDS encoding acyl-CoA dehydrogenase family protein codes for MGVATAPSAPAAPQHRTAPGRAHWLRVARETADDLATDAVTREQAGKVPFDEVSRLREAGLLALLVPAGQGGGGADWSTAYAVIREIAAADGAIAQLLGCHYFLGWSTRSLTEPGRAALIERQAVAEGWCWGGGLARREPPLTLTGTAQGYVLDGCQSYASGVLVADRIAVRAVRSDTGEPLAVVVDPADRRVRTDGDTGAFGQRLAAGGAVEFDSVPLAPQDVLGSLSADEDVLSPALALASPVGRLLSVQLLLGMTEGVLAEAREYRRGAGHAPWHPAWPAGSSQDPHTLTAYGELTVLARSASALAGQALTAVEGALARGADLSYDECAEASVLVAVAEAAASRAAQESTTRALDVIGARSASARLGFDRFWRNARAHTLHEPVSHRLRDVGDYFLNGAHPPFVLPA; via the coding sequence ATGGGCGTTGCCACCGCGCCGTCCGCACCCGCCGCGCCGCAGCACCGGACCGCGCCCGGCCGTGCGCACTGGCTGCGCGTGGCCCGCGAGACGGCGGACGACCTGGCCACGGACGCGGTGACCAGGGAGCAGGCGGGCAAGGTCCCGTTCGACGAGGTGTCCCGGCTGCGTGAGGCGGGGCTGCTGGCACTCCTGGTCCCGGCCGGGCAGGGAGGCGGCGGCGCGGACTGGAGCACGGCCTACGCGGTGATCCGGGAGATCGCCGCGGCCGACGGCGCGATCGCCCAACTCCTCGGGTGTCACTACTTCCTGGGATGGAGCACCCGGTCGCTCACCGAGCCCGGTCGCGCCGCCCTGATCGAGCGGCAGGCCGTGGCGGAAGGCTGGTGCTGGGGCGGCGGCCTCGCCCGCCGGGAACCGCCGCTGACGCTGACCGGCACAGCCCAGGGGTACGTACTCGACGGCTGTCAGAGCTACGCCTCGGGGGTGCTGGTCGCCGACCGCATCGCCGTGCGTGCCGTGCGGTCGGACACCGGTGAACCGCTCGCCGTCGTCGTCGACCCGGCCGACCGCCGGGTGCGGACCGACGGCGACACCGGAGCCTTCGGCCAGCGACTCGCGGCCGGCGGCGCCGTGGAGTTCGACTCCGTGCCGCTCGCCCCCCAGGACGTGCTCGGCTCCCTGTCCGCCGACGAGGACGTCCTGTCGCCCGCGCTCGCGCTGGCCTCGCCGGTCGGACGTCTCCTCTCGGTCCAGCTCCTGCTCGGCATGACGGAGGGGGTGCTCGCCGAGGCCCGGGAGTACCGCAGGGGGGCGGGCCACGCGCCCTGGCATCCGGCCTGGCCGGCGGGCTCCTCCCAGGACCCGCACACGCTGACCGCGTACGGAGAACTGACGGTCCTCGCACGCTCCGCCTCCGCGCTCGCCGGACAGGCGCTCACGGCGGTGGAGGGAGCCCTGGCGCGCGGCGCGGACCTCTCCTACGACGAGTGCGCGGAAGCGTCCGTCCTGGTGGCCGTGGCCGAGGCCGCCGCCTCCAGGGCCGCACAGGAGTCCACCACCCGCGCCCTCGACGTCATCGGCGCCCGCTCCGCGTCGGCACGGCTGGGCTTCGACCGCTTCTGGCGCAACGCGCGGGCCCACACGCTGCACGAGCCCGTGTCCCACCGTCTGCGCGACGTCGGGGACTACTTCCTCAACGGCGCCCACCCTCCGTTCGTGCTGCCCGCCTGA